A section of the Methanoregula formicica SMSP genome encodes:
- the tfrB gene encoding fumarate reductase (CoM/CoB) subunit TfrB — MKELTVTVRRFDPETDKEPRYVTYRVKVNDGARVLNVLHAIHDSIDPTLSYRYSCASGQCGSCAVRVNGEPVLACMEEAKDNMKVEPLNLDVKKDLVTDLIPRLEQIASLIPKKDAVMPKKADIDAMKPLKDCIECLCCVSVCPAVDVTKFIGPTAMRQQMRLVLDPRDSGDRISDAVRDGLFTCTTCQACWRVCPKEIQTPAKAIEKLRAHANRRGFTLPRHKEVAAMVQETGRSIPRTSESFLEKVPGVIEPVGPVKATVGLFIGCVYNLRQQQSALDAMEVLKRNGIRVIIPKEQVCCGSPLIRTGQLTYIDELKRRNIETFTSRKIDTVLTMCAGCGSTLKHDYETPFTVIDINELLTKYGIEAPVKLPIKATYHDPCHLMRGQGVKDEPRQLIRQVVELVEMPAICCGSGGGVRSGNPDEAAALGKKRGEEIRKTGAEIVITSCPFCEFHIAGNTDKPVKNIMTVLLEGYREKDKKAKN, encoded by the coding sequence ATGAAGGAGCTGACGGTCACGGTGCGCCGGTTCGACCCGGAGACGGACAAGGAGCCCCGGTACGTGACCTACCGGGTGAAAGTGAACGACGGCGCACGCGTCCTCAACGTGCTGCACGCGATTCACGACTCCATCGACCCCACGCTCTCGTACCGCTACTCCTGCGCCTCGGGCCAGTGCGGCTCGTGCGCCGTACGGGTAAACGGCGAACCGGTGCTTGCCTGCATGGAGGAAGCAAAGGACAACATGAAGGTCGAGCCGCTGAACCTTGATGTGAAGAAGGATCTCGTGACTGACCTCATCCCCCGGCTCGAACAGATCGCTTCGCTCATCCCGAAGAAAGATGCCGTGATGCCGAAGAAGGCCGACATCGATGCGATGAAGCCCTTGAAAGACTGTATCGAGTGCCTCTGCTGCGTCTCGGTCTGCCCGGCGGTCGATGTGACAAAATTTATTGGCCCGACCGCCATGCGCCAGCAGATGCGGCTCGTGCTCGATCCCCGTGACAGCGGCGACCGTATCTCCGATGCGGTCCGGGACGGGCTCTTCACGTGCACTACCTGCCAGGCCTGCTGGAGAGTCTGCCCGAAGGAGATCCAGACACCGGCCAAGGCCATCGAGAAACTCCGGGCCCACGCAAACCGGCGCGGGTTCACCCTGCCCCGGCACAAGGAAGTGGCAGCCATGGTGCAGGAGACCGGCAGGAGCATTCCCCGGACTTCGGAATCGTTCCTGGAGAAGGTGCCCGGTGTTATCGAGCCGGTCGGCCCCGTGAAGGCAACGGTCGGGCTCTTCATCGGCTGTGTGTACAACCTCCGGCAGCAGCAGTCCGCTCTCGACGCAATGGAAGTGCTGAAGAGAAATGGCATCCGGGTCATCATCCCGAAAGAGCAGGTCTGCTGCGGCTCGCCACTCATCCGGACCGGGCAGCTCACGTACATCGATGAGCTGAAACGGCGGAACATTGAGACATTCACGTCACGGAAGATCGACACCGTCCTCACTATGTGTGCCGGTTGCGGCAGCACGCTCAAGCACGACTACGAGACACCCTTTACGGTCATCGACATCAACGAGCTCCTTACTAAGTACGGCATCGAGGCCCCGGTAAAACTTCCCATTAAAGCGACCTATCACGACCCCTGCCACCTGATGCGGGGGCAGGGTGTGAAGGACGAACCCCGGCAGCTGATCCGGCAGGTCGTGGAGCTCGTGGAGATGCCAGCCATCTGCTGCGGTTCCGGTGGCGGCGTAAGGTCCGGGAACCCGGACGAGGCTGCGGCACTCGGGAAGAAGCGGGGCGAGGAGATCAGAAAGACCGGGGCGGAGATCGTCATCACGTCCTGCCCGTTCTGCGAGTTCCACATTGCCGGCAACACCGACAAGCCGGTCAAAAATATCATGACCGTGCTGCTCGAAGGCTACCGTGAGAAAGACAAAAAGGCGAAAAACTAA
- a CDS encoding ABC transporter substrate-binding protein produces MKVIIPLVVFLVIGCIAAAGCTSALNSTAPVTTTPIPQEPRPQYVIGVDADFPPFSSQDSTGNFSGFDIDTARRVAEIEGFDVTFVAIPWDSAISSLESGKVDMIWSGMTVSPERSAWVNFSVPYYRVTRSIAVREGSGFTMEDFNTGKIRIGAQAGSTEQEWVEVNLIETGRLPEANLSLYKDISSMTGALVNGTVDATLVQAPTQARAIHGKPLVVIGNTMDEDTYAVAIRNNDTRLQATIDHGLGILMSDPVWQEMKAKHGLQ; encoded by the coding sequence ATGAAGGTCATTATCCCCCTCGTCGTTTTCCTTGTTATCGGATGCATTGCGGCTGCCGGATGCACCTCTGCCCTGAACAGCACGGCACCGGTCACGACTACACCCATCCCGCAGGAACCCCGTCCGCAGTATGTCATTGGTGTCGATGCAGACTTCCCGCCGTTTTCATCGCAGGACAGTACCGGGAACTTCTCCGGCTTTGATATCGATACCGCCCGCCGCGTTGCGGAGATCGAAGGCTTCGATGTGACCTTCGTGGCAATTCCCTGGGACAGCGCAATTTCTTCCCTTGAGAGCGGAAAGGTCGATATGATCTGGTCGGGCATGACGGTCTCCCCCGAACGGAGCGCCTGGGTGAACTTCTCGGTTCCGTACTACCGCGTGACCCGGAGCATTGCTGTCCGCGAGGGATCCGGGTTCACGATGGAGGATTTCAACACGGGGAAGATCCGGATCGGTGCCCAGGCGGGATCGACCGAGCAGGAGTGGGTTGAAGTGAACCTCATCGAAACCGGCAGGCTGCCGGAGGCAAACCTCTCCCTGTACAAGGATATCTCCAGCATGACGGGGGCTCTCGTGAACGGCACCGTTGATGCCACCCTTGTCCAGGCCCCGACGCAGGCCCGCGCCATCCATGGAAAACCGTTAGTTGTCATCGGGAATACCATGGACGAGGACACGTACGCGGTGGCGATCCGGAACAACGATACCCGCCTGCAGGCAACAATCGATCACGGGCTTGGCATTCTGATGAGTGATCCCGTGTGGCAGGAGATGAAGGCAAAGCACGGGCTGCAGTAG